In the genome of Hymenobacter taeanensis, one region contains:
- a CDS encoding alpha/beta fold hydrolase produces MTYELEYTFVRTNGISLHVVQCGPAEGPLVVLLHGFPEFWYGWRHQIEALAAAGYRVWVPDQRGYNLSDKPPRVHDYQIEQLGADVLGLLDAAGEQQAFVVGHDWGAAVTWWLAGHHPERLKRVAILNVPHPAVLGQALRHTPRQLAKSWYIFFFQLPWLPEQLFRRRQFQFGRRALRGTSRINTFTREDLKQYVAAWARPGALTGMINWYRAAFRKARRVGQVRRIAIPVRILWGRQDAFLEPKLAELSVGQCDNAELMYFDKATHWLHQEEPTAVNKLLLDFLAAEPASSLS; encoded by the coding sequence GTGACTTATGAACTTGAGTATACCTTCGTCCGCACCAATGGCATTTCCCTGCATGTGGTGCAGTGCGGCCCGGCAGAGGGGCCCCTGGTAGTTTTGCTGCACGGCTTTCCGGAGTTTTGGTATGGCTGGCGCCACCAGATAGAGGCGCTGGCTGCCGCGGGCTACCGCGTGTGGGTCCCCGACCAGCGCGGCTACAACCTCTCCGACAAACCCCCGCGGGTGCACGACTACCAGATAGAGCAGCTAGGAGCTGATGTTTTGGGTTTGCTTGATGCCGCCGGCGAGCAGCAAGCTTTTGTGGTCGGGCATGACTGGGGGGCGGCCGTAACGTGGTGGCTGGCGGGGCATCACCCGGAGCGACTAAAACGCGTGGCTATCCTGAACGTGCCGCACCCAGCGGTGCTAGGCCAGGCACTGCGCCACACACCCCGTCAACTGGCTAAGAGCTGGTATATTTTCTTTTTTCAGCTGCCTTGGTTACCTGAGCAGCTGTTTCGGCGGCGCCAGTTTCAGTTTGGGCGCCGGGCCCTGCGGGGCACCAGCCGCATTAACACCTTCACCCGCGAAGACCTTAAGCAGTACGTGGCAGCCTGGGCCCGGCCCGGGGCTCTTACTGGCATGATTAATTGGTACCGAGCGGCTTTCCGAAAGGCCCGGCGCGTAGGCCAGGTAAGGCGCATTGCCATTCCAGTCCGCATTCTGTGGGGCCGCCAAGATGCTTTTCTGGAACCCAAGCTGGCGGAGCTAAGCGTAGGCCAGTGCGACAATGCCGAGCTGATGTACTTTGACAAGGCCACTCACTGGCTGCACCAGGAAGAGCCCACTGCCGTGAATAAACTCTTGCTTGACTTTCTGGCGGCGGAGCCTGCTTCCTCACTTTCCTGA
- a CDS encoding TIGR03915 family putative DNA repair protein, whose translation MSRSLTPPRRSSTSAPVATGGASTRARVAALSNPPLDYVYDGSFEGLLSVLFAIYDRKAAPNTIQPLGTVQGGLFAQPVEIETDEATAARVWEGLLRHMDQEARTRLFHVFLSEQPDRELLVFRYADLAMRTGRDISDNYTDENVRRVAHIAQQMYREKHRMEAFVRFEKTSDELFHATIEPDFDVLPLIAPHFTKRYADQRWLIFDKRRRYGLYYDLTRTDVVEFETTAPQRNTDISATVLDEREPLFKLLWQSYFDHVNIPERKNMKLHRRHMPLRYWRYLSEKQPREQRFEPIKNKRPPGGQSALGK comes from the coding sequence ATGAGCCGTTCCCTCACGCCACCCCGTCGTTCTAGCACTTCGGCTCCTGTTGCCACTGGAGGTGCCAGTACCCGTGCCCGGGTTGCGGCCCTCAGCAACCCGCCGCTAGATTACGTGTACGATGGCTCGTTTGAAGGGCTGCTTTCAGTGCTGTTTGCCATTTACGACCGCAAAGCAGCGCCCAACACCATTCAGCCACTGGGCACGGTGCAGGGTGGCCTCTTCGCACAGCCCGTGGAGATTGAAACGGATGAAGCTACCGCCGCCCGAGTCTGGGAGGGCCTGTTGCGGCACATGGACCAGGAGGCTCGCACCCGCCTATTTCATGTGTTCCTGAGTGAACAGCCTGATCGGGAGCTACTTGTTTTCCGCTACGCTGACTTAGCCATGCGCACCGGCCGCGACATCTCCGACAATTATACTGATGAGAATGTGCGCCGCGTAGCCCACATTGCCCAGCAGATGTACCGTGAGAAGCACCGTATGGAGGCTTTTGTGCGCTTTGAGAAAACCAGCGACGAGCTGTTTCACGCCACCATCGAGCCCGACTTTGACGTGCTGCCGCTCATTGCTCCCCATTTCACTAAGCGCTACGCCGACCAGCGCTGGCTGATATTTGACAAACGCCGCCGCTACGGCCTCTACTACGACCTCACGCGCACTGATGTGGTAGAGTTTGAAACCACCGCGCCCCAGCGCAACACCGATATTTCCGCCACTGTGCTCGATGAGCGGGAGCCCTTATTCAAGCTGCTCTGGCAGTCCTACTTCGACCACGTAAATATTCCGGAGCGCAAGAACATGAAGCTGCACCGCCGCCACATGCCTTTGCGCTACTGGCGTTACCTCAGCGAAAAGCAGCCCCGGGAGCAACGCTTCGAGCCCATCAAAAATAAACGCCCACCCGGCGGCCAATCGGCTCTGGGCAAGTAG
- the rfbD gene encoding dTDP-4-dehydrorhamnose reductase, with protein MSKIIVFGASGQLGQCLQHVAKEKGITDIVFLPEEQANILKPEVLQAAFAEHQPAYCINCAAYTAVDKAEDEVELARQINRDGVANLSKLCGEFGTTLIQISTDFVFAGTGNEPLTETDEAEPISVYGLTKLEGEQVISEYTEQFFILRTSWLYSEYANNFVKTMLKYGRERDEMKVIWDQVGTPTYAIDLADCILTITETQNQQYGIYHYSNEGLTSWYDFAKAIFELSNTTVRTLPIRTAEYPTKATRPAYSVMDKSKAKTQLGVSIPHWRDSLEVCISRLEA; from the coding sequence ATGAGTAAAATAATCGTTTTTGGTGCATCTGGTCAGTTGGGGCAGTGCCTGCAGCACGTAGCAAAGGAAAAAGGCATTACCGATATTGTATTTCTGCCGGAAGAGCAGGCCAACATTTTGAAGCCGGAGGTGCTCCAAGCGGCTTTTGCTGAACACCAACCCGCGTATTGCATCAATTGCGCTGCCTATACCGCCGTTGATAAAGCGGAAGATGAAGTTGAGCTAGCCCGCCAAATCAACCGTGATGGGGTGGCCAACCTCAGCAAGCTGTGCGGAGAGTTTGGCACCACGCTCATCCAGATTTCCACTGATTTCGTGTTTGCCGGCACCGGCAACGAGCCCCTGACGGAGACTGATGAGGCTGAGCCTATCAGTGTATACGGCCTCACAAAACTGGAGGGCGAGCAGGTCATTTCAGAATACACAGAGCAGTTCTTCATCCTGCGCACCAGCTGGCTTTATTCTGAGTATGCCAACAACTTCGTGAAAACCATGCTCAAGTATGGCCGCGAGCGGGACGAGATGAAGGTTATCTGGGACCAGGTAGGCACACCCACCTACGCCATTGACCTGGCAGACTGCATTCTTACCATCACTGAAACCCAGAACCAGCAGTACGGCATCTATCACTACAGCAACGAGGGCCTGACCTCGTGGTATGACTTCGCCAAGGCCATTTTTGAGCTGAGCAATACTACCGTCCGAACGCTGCCCATCCGCACCGCTGAGTACCCCACTAAGGCTACCCGCCCAGCGTACTCCGTAATGGACAAGTCAAAAGCTAAAACGCAGCTAGGCGTATCTATCCCGCACTGGCGCGACAGCTTGGAAGTGTGCATCAGCCGCTTAGAGGCGTAG
- a CDS encoding fatty acid desaturase family protein: protein MTRPLKFVNTNRSTFFATVRERVDVYFHSQELSRHANGAMWAKTIFFLAAFAGLYSLIISGQFGPWVTLGMAGLLGACCAFIGFNICHDALHGAYSANKRVNKVFSLLFNLIGANPYVWTITHNIVHHTYTNIPGHDEDIEVAPGLVRLSEEEPLRPWQRFQHLYAFPLYGLASLSWVLRKDYIKFFRPKIGQHPTLNHPRKEYVNLFAYKALYYLLFIALPLVVLDITWWQFIIGFLTLHLVEGLVLGLVFQLAHVVEGTAFPLPDETGDVQEAWAVHQLRTTANFAPRSAIASFLCGGLNRQIEHHLFPRICHIHYPALSKIVQQTALEFKLPYLENPSFLSALRSHYRILHQMGRTA from the coding sequence ATGACCAGACCCCTCAAATTTGTCAACACCAACCGCTCTACATTCTTCGCCACCGTGCGCGAGCGGGTTGATGTGTATTTCCACAGCCAGGAGCTTTCCAGGCACGCCAATGGGGCCATGTGGGCTAAAACCATCTTTTTCCTGGCGGCTTTTGCCGGGCTTTACAGCCTGATTATTTCGGGGCAGTTTGGCCCTTGGGTTACGCTGGGCATGGCGGGGCTGCTGGGTGCCTGTTGTGCTTTCATTGGCTTCAATATTTGCCACGATGCCCTGCACGGCGCCTACTCGGCCAATAAGCGGGTAAACAAGGTATTCAGCCTGCTCTTCAACCTGATTGGTGCCAACCCCTACGTGTGGACGATTACGCACAACATCGTGCACCACACCTACACCAACATTCCTGGCCATGATGAAGACATTGAGGTGGCGCCGGGGTTGGTTCGGTTGTCAGAAGAAGAGCCCCTGCGGCCCTGGCAGCGCTTTCAGCACCTGTATGCCTTCCCGCTGTACGGCCTAGCGTCCTTATCCTGGGTGCTGCGCAAAGACTACATCAAGTTTTTCCGGCCCAAGATTGGGCAGCATCCTACCCTCAATCACCCCCGCAAGGAGTACGTGAACCTGTTTGCATATAAGGCGCTATACTACCTGCTGTTCATTGCACTGCCATTGGTGGTGCTGGATATTACCTGGTGGCAGTTTATCATCGGCTTTCTAACCCTACACCTGGTAGAAGGACTGGTGCTAGGCCTGGTGTTTCAACTTGCCCACGTGGTAGAAGGCACCGCATTCCCCTTACCCGACGAAACCGGCGACGTGCAGGAGGCCTGGGCGGTACACCAGCTCCGGACCACGGCCAACTTTGCCCCACGTAGCGCCATTGCCAGCTTCTTGTGTGGCGGCCTCAACCGGCAAATTGAGCACCACCTTTTTCCGCGCATCTGCCACATTCACTACCCGGCCCTGTCTAAGATTGTGCAGCAAACGGCGCTTGAGTTTAAGCTTCCATACCTGGAAAACCCTTCTTTCCTTTCGGCGCTTCGCTCTCACTACCGGATACTGCACCAGATGGGCCGCACAGCTTAA
- a CDS encoding MFS transporter produces MKEVATAEVQPVIEDVRPDSPAPLAPALVWLMAITCGLVVANIYYNQPLLAEIGRTFGLSESNVSLVATITQVGYTLGLLFVVPLGDKRERKGLTLVLLLCAAVCMAGAAFAPTFALLAAASLLIGIFSAVPQLLIPMAASLASDEERGRVVGKVMSGLLIGILLSRTISGYVGAHFGWRTMFWAGASVMVVLTAILARMLPRNQPQFAGSYGSLLKSLGTLTTELPVLRRSALVGACMFAGFSAFWTTLVFFLESDAYGYGSDIAGLFGLIGASGAFAASFAGKSADRKGADYALNLGILLFLSAYLLLGFGGYYLLGLIVGVIILDIGQQMTHISNQARIFTLRPEARSRLNTVYMTACFIGASLGSFLGGIAWDHFHWTGVCGVGLGFVVLAYLANRFYGRAAIGVVA; encoded by the coding sequence ATGAAAGAAGTAGCAACGGCTGAAGTTCAGCCCGTGATAGAGGACGTACGTCCTGACTCTCCCGCTCCCCTGGCTCCGGCATTGGTTTGGCTCATGGCCATTACCTGCGGACTGGTGGTAGCAAATATTTACTATAACCAGCCCCTGCTGGCCGAAATTGGCCGCACGTTTGGCTTGTCAGAAAGCAACGTTAGTCTGGTGGCTACCATCACGCAGGTTGGCTACACGCTAGGCCTGTTGTTTGTGGTACCGCTGGGTGATAAGCGGGAGCGCAAAGGCCTGACCTTGGTGCTGCTGCTGTGCGCGGCGGTGTGCATGGCCGGTGCGGCCTTTGCCCCCACGTTTGCGCTGCTCGCGGCGGCCAGCTTGCTCATCGGTATTTTCTCGGCGGTGCCGCAGCTCCTGATTCCCATGGCTGCTTCCCTGGCCAGCGACGAGGAGCGGGGCCGGGTAGTGGGCAAGGTAATGAGTGGCCTACTGATTGGTATTCTGCTCTCGCGCACCATCAGCGGCTACGTGGGTGCCCACTTTGGCTGGCGCACTATGTTTTGGGCCGGCGCCAGCGTAATGGTGGTGCTTACGGCTATTCTGGCCCGCATGCTGCCGCGCAACCAGCCCCAGTTTGCGGGTAGCTACGGCAGCCTATTGAAGTCGTTGGGTACGCTCACGACGGAGCTGCCGGTGCTGCGCCGCTCAGCCCTGGTGGGCGCGTGCATGTTTGCGGGCTTCAGCGCCTTCTGGACTACCCTGGTGTTTTTCCTGGAAAGCGACGCTTACGGTTACGGTAGCGACATAGCGGGCCTTTTTGGGCTTATTGGGGCCAGCGGGGCCTTTGCCGCGTCGTTTGCCGGTAAAAGCGCCGACCGTAAAGGCGCCGACTACGCCCTCAACCTCGGGATACTCTTGTTTCTGAGTGCTTATCTGTTGCTGGGCTTCGGAGGGTATTATCTGCTGGGCCTCATTGTGGGGGTAATCATCCTCGACATCGGTCAGCAGATGACGCACATTTCCAACCAGGCCCGCATTTTTACGCTGCGCCCGGAAGCCCGCAGCCGCCTCAACACCGTATACATGACGGCCTGCTTCATTGGGGCATCTCTGGGCTCCTTCTTGGGCGGCATTGCCTGGGACCACTTCCACTGGACGGGCGTGTGTGGCGTAGGCCTGGGCTTTGTGGTGCTGGCTTACCTGGCCAACCGCTTTTACGGGCGTGCTGCAATTGGTGTAGTGGCTTAG